In one window of Mytilus galloprovincialis chromosome 6, xbMytGall1.hap1.1, whole genome shotgun sequence DNA:
- the LOC143080006 gene encoding uncharacterized protein LOC143080006 has translation MNNAFPTTNNYGQIPPRHPVSSSSFYIRDILRDNESGYSDTGKFGNYDPGNYYPGYSSSNFSNSMFSYPHLGYTSSLRGFPTDYIDPLATPVPLPVYIRSRSPSDLDGFSKPKRCRRSRTVFTELQLMGLEKKFETHKYLSTPDRIELAETLGLSQVQVKTWYQNRRMKWKKLVIQKGGSETSIKPKGRPKKDSPPSSPRSTEIQCDRSIKANNPVTNNYCGNYSQFESRRSNLT, from the exons ATGAATAACGCATTTCCCACTACGAATAATTACGGACAAATTCCTCCAAGACATCCAGTTTCAAGTTCCTCGttttatatcagagacatattaaGAGACAATGAAAGTGGCTATTCAGACACCGGCAAATTTGGAAATTATGACCCAGGAAATTATTATCCCGGTTATTCGTCCTCTAATTTTTCCAATTCTATGTTTTCATATCCACATCTCGGTTATACATCAAGTTTAAGAG GGTTTCCAACAGACTATATTGATCCTTTAGCTACACCAGTCCCCCTTCCAGTTTACATTCGTTCAAGATCCCCATCTGACTTGGATGGCTTTTCCAAACCAAAGAGATGTAGGCGGAGTAGAACGGTTTTTACAGAACTCCAGCTCATGGGCTTAGAAAAGAAGTTTGAAACCCACAAATATCTATCAACACCCGATCGAATCGAACTAGCAGAGACTCTAGGATTATCTCAAGTTCAGGTTAAAACATGGTATCAAAACAGACGAATGAAATGGAAAAAGTTG GTAATCCAAAAGGGAGGTTCTGAGACATCAATAAAGCCTAAAGGTCGACCTAAAAAAGACAGTCCACCTAGTTCACCGAGGAGTACCGAAATACAATGTGACAGATCAATCAAGGCAAATAACCCTGTGACAAACAATTACTGTGGCAATTATTCACAGTTTGAAAGTCGACGATCAAATCTCACATAA
- the LOC143080008 gene encoding uncharacterized protein LOC143080008 has translation MKEMEKFKTEQKRVISRLDCLSSNVYGMIVSNGVIEEKFYFDETGELYNITPMVKMDGQFIDGEQASISCYDIIQSEASSLDLSCDNITHIEQEVIDDATLIKNVFTADIKDDDTLCRCRSNKSNSESMLNIHIFPYKGYNVSHRKEVCESNSEIKLTCHDDNLPDVFHFGKWFHHYNDVEICKLAGFSSGKHTFIQIPFCTYEDIGNYTCSITDTRKNTTVFYSTTFLSVPGPPVIVNSSLVKYKSKAECLLSVEFYSFDEISTLTWYKNGRLLHSSEHQRPNVRQTTHIVNMHNKDVPIKAKIATLQLKRVCDVDTSIYRLTVKTAHFSTSHTFEQEDNTVHTVLIMSSLIATGIVMTGLIIIICRFTKGRKKKFRFNRKSLYTSNAVVGRRIDTQFYEEIDMFIENLRQADEETTGHNRYTMSENEYEQIPFDRE, from the exons ATGAAAGAAATGGAGAAATTCAAAACTGAACAGAAAAGAGTAATAAGCCGCCTGGATTGTCTGTCAAGTAatgtttatggaatgattgtttcAAATGGTGTCATCGAAGAGAAATTTTACTTCGATGAAACAG GGGAGCTGTATAACATAACCCCCATGGTAAAAATGGATGGACAATTTATAGATGGCGAACAAGCATCAATTTCGTGTTACGATATTATCCAATCAGAAGCAAGTAGTCTGGATTTATCATGTGACAATATAACCCACATAGAACAGGAAGTGATTGACGACGCTAccttaattaaaaatgtatttactgCCGACATAAAGGATGATGATACTTTATGTAGATGTCGTTCTAACAAATCGAACAGCGAGTCAATGTTAAATATTCACATATTCCCTT ACAAAGGATATAATGTATCACATAGAAAGGAAGTGTGTGAAAGTAATTCAGAGATAAAACTCACCTGTCATGACGATAACTTACCAGACGTTTTTCACTTTGGAAAGTGGTTTCACCATTATAATGATGTAGAAATATGTAAATTAGCTGGATTTTCATCAGGGAAACATACGTTTATACAGATACCTTTCTGTACATATGAAGATATAGGGAACTACACGTGCAGCATAACAGATACAAGGAAGAACACAACAGTTTTTTATTCAACCACTTTTCTAAGTGTACCAG GTCCACCTGTTATTGTAAACAGCTCTTTAGTGAAGTATAAATCAAAAGCAGAATGCTTACTTAGTGTTGAATTTTATTCTTTTGATGAAATATCGACACTTACTTGGTATAAGAATGGAAGATTATTACATTCATCAGAACACCAAAGACCAAATGTAAGACAAACCACACATATTGTAAATATGCATAACAAAGACGTTCCGATTAAAGCGAAAATTGCAACACTTCAACTCAAACGAGTGTGTGATGTCGATACGTCTATATACCGCCTTACTGTAAAAACTGCACATTTCTCAACATCTCATACTTTTGAACAGGAAG ATAACACAGTACACACAGTGTTAATAATGTCATCGCTAATAGCAACAGGAATTGTAATGACAGGACTGATCATAATAATATGTAGATTTACCAAAG GAAGAAAAAAGAAGTTCCGGTTCAACAGAAAAAG TCTGTATACAAGTAATGCTGTGGTAGGACGACGAATTGATACCCAGTTTTATGAAGAAATTGATATGTTTATTGAGAATCTAA